A genomic window from Pagrus major chromosome 23, Pma_NU_1.0 includes:
- the dus1l gene encoding tRNA-dihydrouridine(16/17) synthase [NAD(P)(+)]-like produces the protein MAKLQGFEFWRRTLKEARFVVAPMVDQSELAWRLLSRRHGAQLCYTPMLHAQVFVRDANYRRENLYNEVCEEDRPLITQFCANDPEVFIQAALLAQDYCDAIDLNLGCPQMIAKRGHYGVFLQDEWELLEKMIRLANEKLSVPITCKIRVFKEMEKTIRYAQMLEKAGCQLLTVHGRTKDQKGAMTGIASWEHIKAVRKAVNIPVFANGNIQHLSDVERCIQETGVQGVMSAEGNLHNPALFEGCSPPVWEMAEEYLEVVKQHPPCTLSYVRAHLFKLWHHTLQIHQDLREDLAKVKNLAGLADVSKQLRLRCQEEIAKGKDVEEKESGLPFPHWICQPYVRPAPKEPVANGNSQGSEVKKTVCQKRALEDSDGTADTLSKNKQKKRSRNPNKNFCPEQKPKYIKCEQCGNPKGNKCVFNLCRGCCKKKAYKEVADCPSHGLRFKTKAEKQKAEQDEKKEDSATETEKSSSSPQPLLDPRTELQEQSKTQLPR, from the exons ATGGCCAAGCTCCAGGGCTTTGAGTTCTGGAGGAGGACCCTGAAAGAAGCACGCTTTGTGGTGGCTCCCATGGTGGACCAGAGCGAGCTGGCCTGGCGCCTGCTGAGCCGCCGGCATGGTGCTCAGCTGTGCTACACCCCCATGCTGCATGCTCAGGTGTTTGTTCGTGATGCCAACTACAGGAGGGAGAACCTTTACAATGAGGTGTGTGAAGAGGACAGACCTCTCATCACACAG TTTTGTGCCAATGATCCAGAGGTGTTCATTCAGGCGGCTCTGCTGGCCCAGGACTACTGTGATGCTATCGACCTCAACCTGGGCTGTCCGCAGATGATTGCTAAGAGAG GGCACTATGGAGTTTTCCTACAAGACGAATGGGAGCTGTTAGAGAAAATGA TCAGGTTAGCCAATGAAAAGCTCTCTGTGCCCATCACGTGTAAGATCCGTGTGTTCAAGGAGATGGAAAAGACAATCCGCTATGCCCAGATGCTGGAGAAAGCTGGATGTCAG CTGTTAACGGTACACGGCAGAACCAAAGACCAGAAAGGAGCCATGACAGGCATCGCCAGCTGGGAGCACATCAAGGCAGTACG GAAGGCAGTAAATATTCCAGTGTTTGCAAATGGCAACATTCAGCACCTGAGTGATGTGGAGCGCTGCATTCAGGAGACGGGAGTGCAGGGAGTTATGAGTGCAG aGGGGAACCTCCACAACCCTGCACTGTTTGAGGGATGCAGCCCCCCAGTGTGGGAGATGGCTGAGGAATATCTAGAGGTGGTGAAGCAACATCCCCCTTGCACCCTGTCATATGTACGAGCCCACCTCTTCAAGCTCTGGCACCACAC gcTACAGATTCACCAGGACCTGAGGGAGGACTTGGCCAAGGTGAAGAACCTTGCGGGTTTGGCCGATGTCAGCAAACAGCTGAGGCTGCGCTGTCAG gagGAGATAGCCAAAGGAAAGGAtgtggaagagaaggagagcgGCCTGCCGTTCCCCCACTGGATCTGCCAGCCATATGTCAGACCAGC GCCAAAGGAGCCAGTTGCTAACGGTAACAGCCAGGGTTCAGAGGTGAAGAAGACAGTGTGTCAGAAGAGGGCACTGGAGGACTCAGACGGAACAGCCGACACACTCTCCAAAAACAAGCAGAAGAAGAGATCCCGAAACCCCAACAAGAACTTCTGTCCCGAGCAGAAAC CCAAGTACATCAAGTGTGAACAGTGTGGGAACCCAAAG gGAAATAAATGTGTCTTCAACCTGTGTCGAGGCTGCTGTAAGAAGAAGGCCTACAAGGAGGTGGCAGACTGTCCAa GCCACGGGCTGAGGTTTAAGACCaaggcagagaaacagaaagccGAGCAAGACGAGAAGAAGGAGGACTCTgcgacagagacagagaagagcagcagctctcCTCAGCCTCTCCTAGATCCAAGAACAGAGCTGCAGGAACAATCCAAGACACAGCTGCCGCGATGA
- the LOC141019191 gene encoding tryptase-like has product MFTDASRSAEPLLDLVTAMAFCKLLAVLVLMHNIGGFLGAEVRSSIIGGRNADESKWRWMVHLNITSRDKANKWRCGGTVLNQQWVLTSASCWDEQRRPNKDRSMAWVGSYNLKTYRGRYKGISQIITHPGYYSSGGTYKNDIALVKLKTKIESWAEVKNVNLPSANDIFDSSSECWIAGWGYIEDNVPLPDPETLQELKIPIVPQNECKATYPELTDDMLCAGARGKDGCKGDNGGPLMCLGASGLKQVGILSYGSPNGCGLAGQPSIYAKVSQYLSFINDNIPRGEETSAEV; this is encoded by the exons ATGTTTACAGACGCGTCCCGG tctgcagagccaCTGCTTGACCTCGTCACTGCCATGGCTTTCTGCAAGCTCCTCGCTGTGCTGGTGCTGATGCACAACATCGGAG GTTTCCTTGGGGCTGAGGTGAGGAGCTCTATCATCGGGGGGAGGAACGCTGACGAGAGCAAGTGGCGGTGGATGGTCCATCTCAACATCACATCACGTGATAAAGCCAACAAGTGGCGCTGCGGCGGCACTGTCCTCAACCAGCAGTGGGTGCTGACTTCTGCCAGCTGCTGGGATGA ACAGCGTCGGCCTAATAAGGACCGATCAATGGCTTGGGTCGGCTCATACAACCTTAAAACGTATCGTGGCCGTTACAAGGGCATAAGCCAAATCATTACTCACCCTGGCTACTACTCCTCGGGTGGTACCTATAAGAACGACATCGCCCTGGTGAAGCTGAAGACAAAGATAGAATCCTGGGCAGAGGTCAAAAATGTGAATCTGCCCAGCGCCAACGACATCTTCGATTCATCATCTGAGTGTTGGATCGCCGGCTGGGGGTACATTGAGGATAATG TTCCACTGCCGGATCCCGAAACCCTTCAGGAGCTGAAGATTCCCATCGTCCCTCAGAATGAGTGCAAGGCAACGTATCCTGAGCTGACTGATGACATGCTGTGTGCAGGGGCTAGAGGGAAAGATGGCTGCAAA GGGGATAACGGTGGCCCGCTGATGTGTCTTGGAGCCAGTGGTCTCAAGCAGGTGGGCATTTTGAGTTATGGGAGTCCCAACGGCTGTGGTCTCGCAGGCCAGCCTAGCATCTACGCCAAGGTGTCCCAGTATCTGAGCTTCATCAATGACAACATCCCCCGCGGCGAGGAAACCTCTGCTGAGGTCTAA